The nucleotide window TAGGCGTAAAGAAGCTTCGCCCCGTGTTTGATGATCCCGCCCATTTCCTGCTTCAGACCGGGAAGATAGCCCGGTACGTCCTGAAAGGTGAGGATCGGGATGTTGTAAGCGTCGCAGAGACGGATATGGCGAGCGGCTTTGGTGGAGGCGTCGATATCGAGGCACCCGGCCATGACTTTGGGCTGGTTGGCGATAATGCCCACACTTCTGCCTCCGACGCGGGCAAATCCGATGACGATGTTTTGCGCGAACATCTCCTGAATCTCGAAGAAACCTCCATCGTCGACGACTCTGCGAATGACGTCCCGAACGTCATAGGATTTATTCGACTGAACCGGAACAATCTTCCGCAAAGAGACGTCCATGCGGTCGGGGGTGTCTGCCGTTTCCCGGAAGGGCGGATCTTCCATGTTGTTGTTCGGAAGAAAGGAGAGAGTTTTGCGCACCTGTTCATAGCACTCGTCTTCATTTTTGGCGAAAAAATGCGCCACGCCGGAGGTTTGATTGTGCGCCCGGGCTCCCCCGATCTGTTCCGACGTAACGTCCTCCCCCGTCACCGATTTGATGACCTGCGGGCCGGTGATGTGCATAATCCCAACCTGATCCACCATGAACACGAAATCGGTGAGCGCGGGACTGTAAACGGCGCCCCCCGCGCAGGGGCCGGCGATGATCGAAAACTGGGGAATGACGCCGGAGGCCCTGACGTTGCGATAGAATATCTGACCATAACCGGAGAGCGCGTCGACAGCTTCCTGAATGCGGGCGCCGCCCGAGTCGTTGATCCCGATACACGGCGCGCCGTTCGTCATCGCGAGGTCCAGGATCTTGCAGATTTTTTTGGAGTGCATCTCTCCCAGAGAACCTCCGACAACGGTAAAGTCCTGACTGAACAGGTACACAATTCTTCCGTCGACAGTTCCGTACCCCGTCACCACCCCGTCTCCCAAATAAGACTGTTTTTCCATGCCGAAGTTCGTACAGCGGTGAACGACAAATTCATCGAGTTCCACAAAACTTCCCGGATCCACAATTCGTTCGATGCGCTCTCTGGCGGTCAATTTGCCCTTCTCATGCTGTTTCGCAACGGCTTTTTCTCCGCCCCCCCGAACCGCGGTTTTCCTCTTTTCCTCCAGTTCTTCACAGAGCCTGTCCATGAGAAAAGCCCCGTCTGACTGGAATTGAAGCTGGAATGGAAGCTGGAATTGAAGACGGCAGGTCTCCCGGTAACGACAGTCCGCGAGCCAGAGCTCCTGGGCCTCGTCAACGCCGATTTCCTGAAAGCGAATGACGGTTCCCGGCTGACTTTGCGCGAGCAGGGGAATATCGACGGATATGACCGTCGCAATTTTTGCGTAACCACCCGTCGTCTGCCTGTCAGCCAGCATGATGATTGGCTGACCGTTGGACGGAACCTGAACCGATCCCATGACGATTCCGTCGGAAATGATGTTGCCGTCTTTGACGTGCTCGACGACGGCCCCCTGCAGACGCGCTCCCATGCGGTCGTACTCGTTGGTGACGGCGTAAGAGGCGGAAAAAAAAGTTTCGTACCCTTTCTTCGTAAAGGCGTCACTCTGAGGCC belongs to Synergistaceae bacterium and includes:
- a CDS encoding methylmalonyl-CoA carboxyltransferase; translated protein: MDRLCEELEEKRKTAVRGGGEKAVAKQHEKGKLTARERIERIVDPGSFVELDEFVVHRCTNFGMEKQSYLGDGVVTGYGTVDGRIVYLFSQDFTVVGGSLGEMHSKKICKILDLAMTNGAPCIGINDSGGARIQEAVDALSGYGQIFYRNVRASGVIPQFSIIAGPCAGGAVYSPALTDFVFMVDQVGIMHITGPQVIKSVTGEDVTSEQIGGARAHNQTSGVAHFFAKNEDECYEQVRKTLSFLPNNNMEDPPFRETADTPDRMDVSLRKIVPVQSNKSYDVRDVIRRVVDDGGFFEIQEMFAQNIVIGFARVGGRSVGIIANQPKVMAGCLDIDASTKAARHIRLCDAYNIPILTFQDVPGYLPGLKQEMGGIIKHGAKLLYAYSEATVPKICVVLRKAYGGSYIGMCAKDLGADVVLAWPGAEIAVMGAEGAANIIFRKEIEASADKEALRLEKIEEYRKAFANPYAAAGRGFVERVILPEETRPAVYQALLMTTNKREFPPVRKHGLMPC